A stretch of Henckelia pumila isolate YLH828 chromosome 4, ASM3356847v2, whole genome shotgun sequence DNA encodes these proteins:
- the LOC140866061 gene encoding protein DEFECTIVE IN MERISTEM SILENCING 3-like produces the protein MFGGGDQKLTPKDSEISLQPPINPRAMVISDPSAALNIAGQNSPNVIAGEDMQNGPLIQQAGSIIIHSKQLQDDLQELGQRIKHHEDNIKYLKTQKTKLEESILDMTATLEKYHKTSFSSIQNQDIRSKKNQDIDISKSEEETLGNILKHEKSAAALLCMIRSQPESQASDHPLTKDVLGIVATLGKVDDDNLSRLLAEYLGLETMLAVVCKTYEGVKALEAYNKEGLINKSLGLHALAASTRRSLDDPFLVICLENLRPYPGDFLADDPQRRLDLLKPRIINGETPPGFLGFAVNMINIDRTHLYYTVKSGFGLRETLFYNLLSRLQVYKSREDMLKALPYIPDGAISLDGGMIKSPGMFRLGPPREDVKFPVGFERLSLPEKYLEIENQIKETKWKKDRMAEDLVREQSYLDHARVNYEIKKQEFLKLIAQSSMYTAQVARAPAPR, from the exons ATGTTTGGCGGCGGCGATCAGAAGCTGACACCTAAAGATTCCGAGATATCACTGCAG CCGCCAATCAATCCAAGGGCAATGGTTATCTCCGACCCATCAGCGGCGCTTAATATTGCTGGTCAGAATTCGCCCAATGTGATTGCCGGAGAGGATATGCAAAATGGACCGCTTATTCAGCAGGCTGGATCAATTATAATTCATTCCAAG CAACTTCAGGACGATCTACAGGAGCTGGGTCAAAGAATTAAGCATCATGAGGACAACATTAAATACTTGAAAACTCAGAAAACTAAGTTGGAGGAATCAATTCTAGATATGACAG CAACTCTTGAAAAGTATCATAAAACAAGTTTCTCCTCAATACAAAACCAAGACATACGTTCAAAAAAGAACCAAGACATTGACATTTCGAAGAGTGAGGAAGAGACACTTGGTAATATTCTTAAGCATGAGAAATCCGCTGCTGCCCTTTTGTGTATGATAAGAAGTCAACCTGAATCTCAGGCTTCTGATCACCCGTTGACAAAAGATGTGCTTGGCATTGTTGCTACGCTTGGAAAGGTTGATGATGACAACCTTAGCAG ACTTCTTGCCGAGTATTTGGGCCTAGAAACCATGCTAGCAGTGGTCTGCAAAACCTATGAAGGTGTCAAGGCCTTAGAAGCATACAACAAAGAAGgtttaataaataaaagctTGGGCCTTCATGCACTTGCAGCTTCAACTAGGAGGTCCCTTGATGACCCATTTCTTGTCATTTGCCTTGAAAATCTGAG GCCATATCCTGGCGATTTTTTAGCCGATGATCCTCAACGGAGGCTTGATCTTCTAAAACCAAGAATAATCAATGGGGAAACTCCTCCTGGCTTTCTTGGTTTTGCTGTGAATATGATAAATATTGACAGAACTCACTTGTACTATACTGTGAAGAGTGGATTTGGCCTCAGGGAAACATTGTTCTATAACCTATTATCAAGGTTGCAAGTGTACAAGTCAAGGGAAGACATGCTAAAGGCTCTTCCTTATATACCAGATGGAGCCATATCTCTGGACGGAGGGATGATTAAAAGTCCTGGAATGTTTCGTTTGGGTCCTCCCCG GGAAGACGTCAAGTTTCCTGTTGGCTTTGAAAGGTTGAGCCTCCCTGAGAAATACTTGGAGATTGAAAACCAGATAAAGGAAACAAAATGGAAGAAGGATCGAATGGCGGAAGATCTTGTGAGAGAGCAGTCATACTTAGACCATGCTAGGGTCAACTATGAGATAAAGAAGCAAGAGTTTCTCAAACTTATCGCTCAAAGCTCCATGTACACGGCTCAG GTGGCACGCGCTCCGGCTCCTAGATGA